The sequence below is a genomic window from Salvelinus fontinalis isolate EN_2023a chromosome 19, ASM2944872v1, whole genome shotgun sequence.
CGAGCTGCCCATGCTCATCCGAAGAAAAGAAGCCAAAGAGTATGGTGCGATTTTATGATGGTCAAATTTGATTGTTCTCTTTATACGtgttttttttaaaatgtattttatgcaTCCCATCAGTTCAGTCTACAGTTGGAGCTAGCAAGTGTTAGAGCATTTCATCAGTCTAAATGGATTTCAGATCTCTCATATCAGACATCCATCATGGCCACAATATGTTCCATCTCTTGATCCTAGGAACTAAGAAGATTATAGAGGGGACTATTCACCCTGGAGACACGTGTCTGATCATCGAGGATGTAGTGACCAGCGGCAGCAGCGTCATGGAGACGGCTCTGGTGCTCCAGGCGGAGGGTTTAAAGGTGACGGATGCCATCGTGTTGATGGACAGGGAGCAGGGCGGCGAGGCCATGCTGGCCAAGAGGGGCATCACGCTCCACTCCGTCATCTCCATCTCCAAACTCCTCAACACCCTGTCCCAGGCGGATCGCATCGACTCTTCCATGGCCCAGAGCGTGTGCAGGTTCATCCAGGAGAACAACACCTACAAGCCCTCTGGCGAGGAGGAGAAGAACGGCTCACCTGCAACCAAAAAGCCCTGCAAGCCGGCGGAGCTGAGCTATGGAGACAGGGCTCAGCTCCGGAATACACACCCTCTGGCCGCCCAGCTCCTCAGACTGATGGAAGAAAAGAAGACCAATCTATGTGTGTCGGCGGACATGACGTGCTGCGAGGAGCTGCTGCAGCTGGCCGACACTCTGGGGCCTCAGATGTGTGTGTTGAAGACCCACGTGGACATCCTTCAGGACTTCAGCCCAGCCTTCACCCAGTCCCTCAGGGACCTGGGCCTCAAACACAACTTCCTCATCTTTGAGGACCGCAAGTTTGCCGACATCGGGAACACGGTCAAGCACCAGTATGAAGGTGATTAGTGGGCGCACTTGTTTTGCATTGCTGTGTGCCCTCGGTGGGTGGTGATTTCACTTTAAATGTGCAAACTCTTCCCACCCAAGGTCCCAGGCTATGCAAAACTAACACGCCCCGTGTTAAAATAGACACATTGTCCAACTCCAGAAAATAAGGGTCATTGTTGTACAGCAGTTGTCCCCTTAACCTTTTGAAACATGCTTTTCAATCCTAATCCATCCTAATTAATACCTGGTTGCTATTATTTCTAAGTCTTCTGACTGTTGTGTGTTTTCCTCTATTTCTCAGGTGGGCTCTACCAGATCTCCTCGT
It includes:
- the LOC129816353 gene encoding uridine 5'-monophosphate synthase-like, producing MENVCLETLILKLHDVQAVKFGTFTLKSGITSPIYFDLRVIVSYPTLMNQVSSLLYQRAKDEDLKYSSVCGVPYTALPLATIICSKHELPMLIRRKEAKEYGTKKIIEGTIHPGDTCLIIEDVVTSGSSVMETALVLQAEGLKVTDAIVLMDREQGGEAMLAKRGITLHSVISISKLLNTLSQADRIDSSMAQSVCRFIQENNTYKPSGEEEKNGSPATKKPCKPAELSYGDRAQLRNTHPLAAQLLRLMEEKKTNLCVSADMTCCEELLQLADTLGPQMCVLKTHVDILQDFSPAFTQSLRDLGLKHNFLIFEDRKFADIGNTVKHQYEGGLYQISSWSHIVNAHAVPGPGVVKGLSAVGRPLDRGCVLIAQMSSQGSLATGDYTAAVVKMAEEHSEFVFGFISGSKISNKPEFVHMTPGVQMQSGGDGLGQQYSSPDDVICKKGSDIIIVGRGILGASDRVKAAAEYREAGWNAYTKRLNTSSQ